GGCAGCCGGGAACTGTTCTCCCAACCGTTCGTCGCGGTCACCGGCCCGCGGTTCCTGAAATCGCTCCGTGTGTCGGACGCCCGGTTCGTGACCGCGGACAAGGCCGGGGTGGTCCGGTCGTCGCGGAATTCCCCGCAGCCCGGCGAAGCGGTTCGGGTAGGGCCGTGCTTCGTCCTCGCCAGCAGTGAGCCGGGTGCGGCCGGGGCGCTAACACTCCACGTGGTCGCGGTCGTTCCCGGTGCGGGCAGGCCGCCACTCGTCCTCGAACAAACGGTGCTGGTGACCGACGGCCCGACCGTGTTCGCACCCGGGATGTTCGATGTTTCCGATCTCGGCTCGTACACGGGGTTTGAACTCCGGCACCGCGAGAAGGTACTCGGCGTGCTCTCCGTGAGCCCGGTACCGTCGGCGGTGTTCAACTCCGAAGGCGCGTTCAAGCCGCCGCCCGATTTCGCGTGGACCCAGCCCGCCGAAGACGAACTGGCCGAGCGCCTGGCCAAACTCATGGGCGACGGCACTGGCTGACCAACGCCTGTCCCGTTTCTGACCTACGAAAGCGCGCGGTGCCCCGGATCACTCTCCTCCGTGTCGCCTCGCATGGCTGCGATTTGTCTTGCTTTCCCAGCCTTTTCCGTCATGGTACGGTTGTGCCGCGTACCACCACTCCCAACTTTTCCCAGGTGTCTGAATGCTCGCGCGATGGCTTCTGGCTCTATTGATGGCGGGGTCGCTCGCCGCTCCAACTCTCGCGGCCGACGCGCCGAACTACACCCGCACCGAAGACGTAATTTACGGCCGCAAGTTCGGTCTCGCGATGACGATGGACGTGTTCGCGCCGAAGACGGGGGCGAACGGCGCGGGCGTCATTTTCTGCGTGAGCGGCGGGTGGATCTCGGCCAAGGAAGGGATACACCTCGGGTTCTTCGCCGAGTTCCTGAAACGCGGGTACACGGTGTTCGCGGTCGTACACGGTTCGCAGCCGAAGTTTACCATCCCGGAAGTACTCGACGACATGCACCGGGCCGTCCGCTACATCCGGCACAACGCCGGCAAGTACGGCGTCGACAAGGAACGGCTCGCGATCTGCGGCGGGTCCGCCGGCGGTCACCTGTCGCTCATGCAAGGGACTGCTCCGAAGCCTACTACCATACTCGAACTGGACGCGGTCAACCGCGAATCATCGAAGGTCGCGGTGGTCGGGTGTTTCTTCCCGCCGACCGACTTCCTGAACTACGGCAAGGAAGGCAACGTCATGCTCGGCGACGGCGTCCTTTCCGGCTTCCGCCCGCCGTTCGAGTTCTGGGAGCGCGATCCCAAGACGAACGCCCTGATCGTCATCTCCGACAAGGCGAAGCGAAAAGAGATCGGGAAGGCCATCTCGCCCGTCTACCACGTCACCAAGGACTCAGCCCCGGCCCTCA
This portion of the Fimbriiglobus ruber genome encodes:
- a CDS encoding alpha/beta hydrolase, translating into MLARWLLALLMAGSLAAPTLAADAPNYTRTEDVIYGRKFGLAMTMDVFAPKTGANGAGVIFCVSGGWISAKEGIHLGFFAEFLKRGYTVFAVVHGSQPKFTIPEVLDDMHRAVRYIRHNAGKYGVDKERLAICGGSAGGHLSLMQGTAPKPTTILELDAVNRESSKVAVVGCFFPPTDFLNYGKEGNVMLGDGVLSGFRPPFEFWERDPKTNALIVISDKAKRKEIGKAISPVYHVTKDSAPALIVHGDADKLVPIQQAELIIARYKEAGVPCELIVKKGADHGWAGMDKDLITIADWFDKYLAKKSN